The genomic region GCCCGGCGGACCACCTCGACCGGCGCGTCCTCCCAGGAGTCGACGAACACCTTCCGCTCGGCCGGAAGCGCCACCGCCTCGATCAGCGCCGCCGAACCCTCACCGGGCTGGCGCAGCTCGCCCGGCCCGAAGACCTCCAGCAGCACCACCTCGTCGGCGATGGCAAGCGCCTCGGCGATCTCCGCCTGGGAGTCGCGGGTGCGGTACAGCCGGTACGGCTGGAAGACGACTATCAGCCGCCCGTCACCGGCCACCTCACGCAGCGTCTGCATGGCAAGCGTCATCGACGTGGGGTGGTAGGCGTACTCGTCGTAGACAAGCACGCCGTCCGCGACACCCTTGCGCTCGAAGCGCCGCCGGACGCCCGGGAAGACCGCCAGCGCCGCCTCCGCCGCCGGAAGCGGCAGCTCCAGCAGGTACGCGGTCAGCACCGCCGAGGCGCTGTTGAGCCCCATGTGCCGGCCCGGCACGGGCAGCCGGAACTCGCCGAGCGACCGCCCGTCGATCGCGGCCAGGTAACGCACTCCCCGCGCGGAGGAGACGATCTCGGTCAGCCGCAGGTCGGCGTCCTCGGCCACCCCGTACGTGTGCACCCGCCGCCCCTCGGCGCGCAGGGTCGCCGCCAGCCGCCGACCGCCCGGGTCGTCGGCGCAGGTGATGATGAACCCGTCCGGGTCGGTGAGCCGGGCGAACTCGACGAACGCCGCCTCCAGCGTCGCGTAGTCGCCGTAGGTGTTCAGGTGGTCCGCCTCGACGTTCGTGATGATCGAGACGTACGGGCGGTAGATGAGGAACGAGCGGTCGCTCTCGTCGGCCTCCACCACGAAGTACTCGCCGGTGCCGTGGTGCGCGCCCGAGCCGACCTCGGAGATCTCCCCGCCGATCACGAAGGACGGGTCGACCCCGGCCTGCTGGAGCACCATTGTCACCATCGAGGTGGTGGTGGTCTTGCCGTGGGTGCCGGCGACCGCCACCGCCCGGCGACCTGTCATCGCCGCGGCCAGGGCCTCCGAACGGTGCAGCACCCGTAGGCCGCGCCGACGCGCCTCGACCAGCTCCAGGTGGTCCTGTGGGATCGCCGAGGAGTAGACGACGGTGTCCACGCCGTCGAGGTTCGTCGCCTCGTGGCTCATGTGGATCGTTCCGCCCAGCGCCCGCAGGCCGGCCAGCGACGGCCACTCCCGCAGCTCGCTGCCGGAGGTCGGGATGCCCCGGGTGAGGAAGAGTCGGGCCAGGCCGCTCATGCCGACCCCACCCACCCCGATCAGGTGGATGGTGCCCAGGTCCTCGGCGGTGAGCGTGCCGGCCGGGGTGAACTGCGCGGTCATCGGGCCACCGCCTCGAGGACGAACGAGCGCAGCGCCTCGTCACCGTCGCGCCGCCCGTACGCCGATGCCGCGGCGCCCATCGCGTACAGCCGCTGCGGGTCGCGGATCAGTGGGATCACCGCGCGCTCCAGCCAGTCCGGGGTCAGCTCCGCGTCGTCGACGAGCAGCCCGCCGCCGGCCTCCACCACGGGCAGCGCGTTGCGCTTCTGCTCCTGGTTGCTGTGCGGGTACGGCACGAAGATCGTCGGCAGGCCGATCGCGGCGACCTCGGCGACGGTCATCGCGCCGCCCCGGGCCAGCATGAGGTCGGCCGCGGCGTAACCAAGCTCCATCTCGGACAGGTACGGCAGCGTCACGTACGGCACCGGCAGGTCGGTGGGGATCGGCACCGGCTCGTTGCGGGCGCCCATCACGTGCAGCACCTGCACACCGTTGCGGGCAAGCTCCTTGGCCGCGCCGGAGACCGCCAGGTTGATCGAGCGGGCGCCGGACGAGCCGCCCGCGACGAAGAGCACCGGCAGGTCCGGGCGGAGCCCGAAGCGGGCGCGGGCGGCGTTGCGCAGCGCGTACCGGTCCAGGGAGGCGATGCTGCGGCGCAGCGGCACCCCCACCACCGTCGCGTCACGCAGCGACTCGGCCTGGCTCGGCTGGTGCGGGAAGCCGACAGCGATGTTCTTGGTGAACTTCATGCCGAGGCGGTTGGCCACGCCCGGCGGCACGTTCACCTCGTGGATCACCATGGGCAGCTCGCGGCGCCACGCGGCCAGGTAGGCAGGCACCGAGACGTACCCGCCGAAGCCGACGACCGCGTCGGCGCGTACCTCGTCGATGATCTTGCCCGCGGCGCGGGCCGCGGTCCACATCCGGCCCGGGGTACGCACCAGGTTCATGTTCACCGAGCGGGGCAGCTGGTACGCCGGGATCTGCCGCAGGTCGTAGCCCTGTGGCGGGATCAGCTCGTTCTCCATGCCCTTGGGTGTGCCGAGGCAGGTGATCCGGACGCCCGGGTCGTGTCGGCGCAGGCAGTCGGCGAAGGCGAGCAGCGGGTAGATGTGTCCCCCGGTGCCACCTCCCGCGAGCACCACCGAACGCAGCGGACCCATCAGCGTCTCCTCTCGCTCGCCGTACCCTGGCGGCTCCGGCCCTGCCGGACGCCGCGCGGTGCGGCCTGGTCGTCCTGGCGCCGCTCGCGGGACCGGGGCACGGACCCTCGGCCAGCCGGCGGCGTCGCCGGTCGGCGACGCCGGCCGGGAAGCGGCGGCAACGGGGCCCAGAGTAGTCGGACCCACCGGGCCGGCGGACGGGCATGCAGCGCTCTGGCCGCATCGGGTTCGGCGCGGGCGAAGGACGCCAGCATCCCGATCGCCGCCAACGTCACGACCAGGGCACTTCCGCCGTCGGAGATGAACGGCAGCGGCAGACCGGTGATCGGCAGCAACCCCACCACCCCACCGATGTTGATCACCGCCTGGCTCACCAGCCAGGTCGTGACCGCGGCGGCGGCGAGCCGCCGGAACGGGTCGTCGACCCGCCGGGCGATGCGCAGACCTGTGTACGCGAGCACCGCGAACAGGCTGAGCACCACCGCGCAGCCGATCACCCCCAACTCCTCCGAGATGATCGCGAAGATGAAGTCGTTGTGTGCCTCGGGCAGCCAGTCCCACTTGAGGCTGCCCTTGCCCAGTCCGACGCCGAACCAGCCGCCGTGCTCGATGGCCAGCCGGCCCTGATAGAACTGGAGACAGCCGTCGAGCTTGCACTTCTCCGGGTCAGGTGGATTGAAGAACATGGCGAGCCGGGCGAAGCGGTAGTTCTCCGCGCCCTGCTCGCCGGAGCCGGCGCCCAGCGAGGCCACCGCGACGAGCAGTCCGACGCCGACCAGCCCGGCCGCCGCGAGGGTGCCGAAGATCCGCATCCGCACCCCGGCGGCCCACAGCAGGCCGACCACCAGGGCCAGCAGGCAGAGCATCGTGCCCGTGTCGTTGTAGCCGACCAGGACGAAGAGCAGACCCATGACCGGAAAGAGCGGCGTGGCCAGTTCCCGCCACCAGCCCAGCGCGGCGCCCTTGCGGGCGATGACATGCGAGCCCCACAGCACCAGCGCGAACTTGGCCAGCTCGGACGGCTGCACCTGGATCCCGCCGACGAACAGCCAGTTCAGCCGTGCCTCGACCGGCCCGAGGACTACCGACTTCTGGTCGGTGAGCCGGCCGTAGGCCACCAGCAGGTTGAGCACCAACAGCAACGCCACCGACGTGAACAGCAGCGGCCGGCCCAGCGAGCGGTAGGTGCTGGCGGGCAGGCGCTGGCAGACCCAGAAGGCCCCGATGCCGATCACCGCGAAGATGGCCTGCTTGGTCACCGAGGCCGAGGCGTTGCCGTCCTCGGCGTAGTCCCTCACGCTTGTCGCCGAGAAGACCATTGTCAGCCCGATGAGCAGCAGCAGGCCGGCGCTGGACAGCAGCAGGTAGTAGGACGCCAGCGGCCGGTCCAGCAGGCCCCGAAGCGCGGCCAGCCCGCCGGCCGGATCCAGCCCGCGCAGCGGGACGGCACCGCCGCCCTCCGGCTCACGCCCCGCCGAGCCAGCGGCACGCCCCGCCTCACCACGCCCCGGGGCGCCCGGCTCGCGCGCTCCCCGGCCCGACTCACGCGCCGCGCCGTCCACCTCGCGTGCGGCGCGGTCGGGCTCACGCGCCGCGCCGTCCGCCGCACCCGCCGCGCGATCGGGCTCACGCCCCGCGCGGCGGGGCTCGCGGGCCGCGCGGCCGGGCTCGGCGCTGCGCGCCGTACCCGGTGACCGTCGCGGCCGACCGGCTGTCCTGTCCTCGGTGCCTGGTTCCTCCCCCACCCGGACATCATCACCGCTCGGCGCGCCCGACAGGCCCACAACGACGCACCGGGCGTGTCGGGCCTCGGCCCCGGGGAGCGCAGCGCGCAGCCCGCATCGCCGGCCGGCCTGCCGGCCAGGGCGGCCGAACAGGGTGGATCAGGTCATGTTGGCGAGGAACTCGCTGTAGAACAGGCCCAGCGCGATGGCCACACCGATGCCGGCGATGATCCAGAACCGGACCACGATGTTGACCTCGCTCCAGCCGGCCAACTCGAAGTGGTGCTGCAACGGCGACATCCGGAACACACGTTTGCCTGTGGTCCGGAAGGAGATGATCTGGATCACCACGGACATCGTGATGATCACGAAGAGCCCGCCGATGATCGGCAGCAGCAGGATGGTCCGGGTGGACATCGCCATGCCGGCGATCAGGCCGCCCAGGCCCAGCGCCCCGGTGTCGCCCATGAAGATCCGCGCCGGGGACGTGTTCCACCAGAGGAAGCCCACACAGGCCCCGGCCGCGGCCCCGGCTATCAGCGCGATCTCCAGCGGATCCCGGACGGAGTAGCAGTACGCCTGGGTGTAGCTCGGGTCGGCGCACCAGTGCCGGTACTGCCAGAACGCGATGAGCGCGTACGCCGCGAGGACCATCACCGAGGCGCCGGTGGCCAGGCCGTCCAGACCGTCGGTGAGGTTCACCCCGTTCGTCGCGGCCATCACCACGAAGATGAAGATGATCACCGCGCCGATCTTGCTGACCTCCAGGGCGTCGATGTCCCGGATGAAGCTCAGCGTGGTGCTGCCCACCGTCTCGGTGTTGGTCTTCGCGCCCGTCGCGTCGGTCATCGTGCTCGGGAAGTACAGCGCCACGACGCCGAAGACCGCGCCGACCAGGATCTGGCCGAGCAGCTTGCCGCGCTTGTTCAGACCGGCGCTGTTGCGCTTGCGCACCTTGAGGAAGTCGTCGAGGAAGCCCACCGCGCCGGAGAAGACCATCAGCCCCAGCAGCACAAGCGCGGTGATGGTCGGCTCCACCTGGGCGATCTGCAGGTCCGGCAGCGTGGTCAGCGCCAGGTGGCCGGCGACGTACGCGATCACCGTGGCCAGGATGAAGACCACGCCGCCCATCGTGGGCGTGCCCTTCTTGCCCTGGTGCATGGCGGGGCCGTCGGACCGGATCGGCTGGCCGGCCTTGAGCCGGGTGAACACCTTGATCGCGATCGGCGTGCAGAACAGCGAGACGAGGAAGGCCACCCCGATCGCGACGATGACCGCCCTCATCGGGTGGCCTCCTCGGCGGCGTCGGCCCGCAGGGCGTCGGCCACCTCCCAGGTCCGGTACCGGGAGCCCTTGACCAGGACGACATCGCCCGGCCGTAGCTCGCCCCGCAGCACCTCGACGGCCGCCGCCTGATCAGTGAGCAGCACCGACTCTCCTCCCCAGTTCGCTACCGCTGTCGCGCCTTCGTGGATCGGCGCGGCCGGCTCACCCACCACGAGCAGCCGGTCGACACCCAGCTCGGCCGCGAGTCGGCCGACCTCGGCGTGGCCGTCGCGCTCGAACGGGCCCAGCTCGGCCATGTAACCGAGCACCGCGACGGTAC from Micromonospora lupini harbors:
- the murC gene encoding UDP-N-acetylmuramate--L-alanine ligase, which translates into the protein MTAQFTPAGTLTAEDLGTIHLIGVGGVGMSGLARLFLTRGIPTSGSELREWPSLAGLRALGGTIHMSHEATNLDGVDTVVYSSAIPQDHLELVEARRRGLRVLHRSEALAAAMTGRRAVAVAGTHGKTTTTSMVTMVLQQAGVDPSFVIGGEISEVGSGAHHGTGEYFVVEADESDRSFLIYRPYVSIITNVEADHLNTYGDYATLEAAFVEFARLTDPDGFIITCADDPGGRRLAATLRAEGRRVHTYGVAEDADLRLTEIVSSARGVRYLAAIDGRSLGEFRLPVPGRHMGLNSASAVLTAYLLELPLPAAEAALAVFPGVRRRFERKGVADGVLVYDEYAYHPTSMTLAMQTLREVAGDGRLIVVFQPYRLYRTRDSQAEIAEALAIADEVVLLEVFGPGELRQPGEGSAALIEAVALPAERKVFVDSWEDAPVEVVRRAREGDVVVTMGAPPISLMGDELLAALGARTAESAPTATVDPVATTPAIGQPVPGGSTAGGDGAALGGAAAPDGAAPTAG
- the murG gene encoding undecaprenyldiphospho-muramoylpentapeptide beta-N-acetylglucosaminyltransferase translates to MGPLRSVVLAGGGTGGHIYPLLAFADCLRRHDPGVRITCLGTPKGMENELIPPQGYDLRQIPAYQLPRSVNMNLVRTPGRMWTAARAAGKIIDEVRADAVVGFGGYVSVPAYLAAWRRELPMVIHEVNVPPGVANRLGMKFTKNIAVGFPHQPSQAESLRDATVVGVPLRRSIASLDRYALRNAARARFGLRPDLPVLFVAGGSSGARSINLAVSGAAKELARNGVQVLHVMGARNEPVPIPTDLPVPYVTLPYLSEMELGYAAADLMLARGGAMTVAEVAAIGLPTIFVPYPHSNQEQKRNALPVVEAGGGLLVDDAELTPDWLERAVIPLIRDPQRLYAMGAAASAYGRRDGDEALRSFVLEAVAR
- a CDS encoding peptidoglycan glycosyltransferase FtsW; the encoded protein is MAALRGLLDRPLASYYLLLSSAGLLLLIGLTMVFSATSVRDYAEDGNASASVTKQAIFAVIGIGAFWVCQRLPASTYRSLGRPLLFTSVALLLVLNLLVAYGRLTDQKSVVLGPVEARLNWLFVGGIQVQPSELAKFALVLWGSHVIARKGAALGWWRELATPLFPVMGLLFVLVGYNDTGTMLCLLALVVGLLWAAGVRMRIFGTLAAAGLVGVGLLVAVASLGAGSGEQGAENYRFARLAMFFNPPDPEKCKLDGCLQFYQGRLAIEHGGWFGVGLGKGSLKWDWLPEAHNDFIFAIISEELGVIGCAVVLSLFAVLAYTGLRIARRVDDPFRRLAAAAVTTWLVSQAVINIGGVVGLLPITGLPLPFISDGGSALVVTLAAIGMLASFARAEPDAARALHARPPARWVRLLWAPLPPLPGRRRRPATPPAGRGSVPRSRERRQDDQAAPRGVRQGRSRQGTASERRR
- the mraY gene encoding phospho-N-acetylmuramoyl-pentapeptide-transferase; this translates as MRAVIVAIGVAFLVSLFCTPIAIKVFTRLKAGQPIRSDGPAMHQGKKGTPTMGGVVFILATVIAYVAGHLALTTLPDLQIAQVEPTITALVLLGLMVFSGAVGFLDDFLKVRKRNSAGLNKRGKLLGQILVGAVFGVVALYFPSTMTDATGAKTNTETVGSTTLSFIRDIDALEVSKIGAVIIFIFVVMAATNGVNLTDGLDGLATGASVMVLAAYALIAFWQYRHWCADPSYTQAYCYSVRDPLEIALIAGAAAGACVGFLWWNTSPARIFMGDTGALGLGGLIAGMAMSTRTILLLPIIGGLFVIITMSVVIQIISFRTTGKRVFRMSPLQHHFELAGWSEVNIVVRFWIIAGIGVAIALGLFYSEFLANMT